The following are encoded in a window of Aromatoleum petrolei genomic DNA:
- a CDS encoding ABC transporter ATP-binding protein, translating to MTSSAIRIVSATKHYGSLQALAGVDLEVAQGEFFGLLGPNGAGKTTLISALSGLVRPDGGIFEVMGCNVVSDYRNARRNLGVVPQELVFDPFFSVRELLRIQSGYFGIRNNDDWIDEILASLDLTAKAGANMRMLSGGMKRRVLVAQALVHRPPVIVLDEPTAGVDVELRQGLWQFIRKLNRDGHTIVLTTHYLEEAEALCGRIAMLKSGRVVALDTTENLLRRFASHSLSVRLENPEAAAALGGTLAAGGWADFPLERYENLEPLLARLRETGAKLLELRLGEADLERVFVEVMNRA from the coding sequence ATGACTTCTTCTGCAATACGGATCGTTTCGGCGACCAAGCACTACGGTTCCCTCCAGGCGCTCGCCGGTGTGGACCTAGAAGTCGCGCAGGGCGAATTCTTTGGGCTGCTGGGACCGAACGGCGCGGGCAAGACGACGCTGATCTCCGCTCTTTCCGGACTTGTGCGCCCGGACGGCGGGATCTTCGAGGTCATGGGATGCAACGTCGTCTCGGACTACCGCAATGCGCGGCGCAACCTCGGCGTCGTGCCGCAGGAACTGGTGTTCGACCCCTTCTTCTCGGTGCGCGAGCTGCTGCGCATCCAGTCGGGCTACTTCGGCATCCGCAACAACGACGACTGGATCGACGAGATCCTCGCGAGCCTTGACCTGACCGCCAAGGCCGGCGCCAACATGCGCATGCTCTCCGGCGGCATGAAGCGTCGCGTGCTCGTTGCACAGGCGCTCGTGCATCGCCCCCCGGTGATCGTGCTCGACGAGCCCACCGCCGGCGTCGACGTCGAACTGCGTCAGGGCTTGTGGCAGTTCATCCGCAAGCTCAACCGCGACGGCCACACCATCGTGCTGACGACGCATTACCTCGAGGAGGCCGAGGCGCTGTGCGGCCGCATCGCGATGCTGAAGTCCGGCAGGGTCGTCGCGCTGGACACCACGGAGAACCTGCTGCGGCGTTTCGCCAGCCACTCGCTAAGCGTCCGACTGGAGAACCCCGAGGCGGCCGCTGCGCTCGGCGGAACGCTTGCGGCGGGCGGCTGGGCCGACTTCCCACTCGAGCGCTACGAGAATCTCGAGCCGCTGCTCGCGCGGCTGCGCGAGACGGGGGCGAAGCTCCTCGAGCTGCGCCTGGGCGAAGCGGACCTCGAGCGCGTGTTCGTGGAGGTCATGAATCGTGCATGA
- a CDS encoding ABC transporter permease: MHDGLVGFRTLLYKEVLRFWKVSFQTVGAPVLNALLYLLIFSHVLDRHVTVYGEVAYTAFLVPGLVMMSLLQNAFANSSSSLIQSKITGNIIFVLLPPLSYREFYAAYVIASLLRGLFVGIGVLLVSLPFVDLPLAAPGWILAFGLMGGAILGSLGVIAGIWADKFDQLAGFQNFLIMPLTMLSGVFYSIHSLPEFWQGVSHINPFFFMIDGFRYGFFGQSDVSPWLSLAVVSFCFVFLAVLTLAMLARGYKLRA, encoded by the coding sequence GTGCATGACGGCCTCGTTGGGTTCCGCACCCTGCTGTACAAGGAAGTGTTGCGCTTCTGGAAGGTCAGCTTCCAGACCGTCGGCGCGCCGGTGCTCAATGCGCTGCTGTACCTGCTGATCTTTTCGCATGTGCTCGACCGGCACGTCACGGTCTATGGCGAGGTCGCCTACACGGCCTTCCTCGTGCCCGGGCTGGTGATGATGTCGCTGCTGCAGAACGCCTTCGCCAACAGCTCCTCGTCGCTGATCCAGAGCAAGATCACCGGCAACATCATCTTCGTGCTGCTGCCGCCGCTGTCCTATCGCGAGTTCTACGCCGCCTACGTGATCGCCTCGCTGCTGCGCGGTCTCTTCGTCGGCATTGGCGTGCTTCTCGTGTCGCTGCCCTTCGTCGATCTGCCGCTGGCGGCGCCCGGCTGGATCCTGGCCTTCGGCCTGATGGGTGGCGCGATCCTCGGTTCCCTCGGAGTGATCGCGGGTATTTGGGCTGACAAGTTCGACCAGCTTGCGGGGTTCCAGAACTTCCTCATCATGCCGCTGACGATGCTTTCCGGTGTGTTCTACTCCATCCACTCGCTGCCGGAATTCTGGCAGGGGGTCTCGCATATCAATCCGTTCTTCTTCATGATCGACGGCTTCCGCTACGGCTTCTTCGGCCAGTCCGACGTTTCGCCGTGGTTGAGCCTCGCGGTTGTGAGTTTTTGTTTCGTGTTCCTCGCGGTTTTGACCCTGGCGATGCTCGCCCGGGGCTACAAGCTGCGGGCTTGA
- a CDS encoding BolA family protein, producing the protein MFEAAEIKRLIEQGMACEFVEIQGDDGVHFTGIVVSAEFEGKPKVRQHQAVYATLGKFMGNEIHALQLQTYTPAKWAEVRTDLGF; encoded by the coding sequence ATGTTCGAAGCAGCAGAAATCAAGCGTCTCATCGAGCAGGGCATGGCCTGCGAATTCGTGGAGATCCAGGGTGATGACGGGGTCCATTTCACCGGCATCGTCGTCAGCGCCGAATTCGAGGGCAAACCCAAGGTGCGCCAGCACCAGGCCGTGTATGCCACGCTCGGCAAGTTCATGGGTAATGAGATCCACGCGCTGCAATTGCAGACCTACACCCCCGCCAAGTGGGCCGAAGTGCGCACCGACCTGGGCTTCTGA
- the murA gene encoding UDP-N-acetylglucosamine 1-carboxyvinyltransferase, whose amino-acid sequence MDKLLIEGGARLTGETAISGAKNAALPILCAALLTREPVTFTNVPRLNDIGTLLKLLAQMGVKVSRGSGDEADTVTLEASALENPVATYEMVKTMRASILVLGPLVARCGEAKVSLPGGCAIGARPVDQHIKGLQAMGAQVAVEHGYVHAKVPRLKGARLFTDMVTVTGTENLMMAACLADGETVIENAAREPEVVDLANCLVAMGARISGAGTDVIRIRGVERLSGATHRIMPDRIETGTYLCAAAATGGEIRLTHTSSAYLDAVVDKLMDAGCEVVSERDAIRLKAPRRLTSVSIRTSPYPAFPTDMQAQFMAINAVANGAAVIRETIFENRFMHAVELQRLGADIRIDGNTAMVQGVERLQGATVMATDLRASASLVIAGLVAEGETVIERIYHLDRGYERLEQKLADLGARVRRLA is encoded by the coding sequence ATGGACAAGCTTCTGATCGAAGGCGGTGCCCGTCTCACGGGCGAAACCGCCATTTCCGGCGCGAAGAACGCAGCGTTGCCCATCCTGTGTGCGGCGCTGCTGACGCGCGAGCCGGTCACCTTCACGAACGTGCCGCGGCTCAACGACATCGGCACGCTGCTGAAGCTCCTCGCGCAGATGGGCGTGAAGGTCAGCCGCGGCAGCGGTGACGAGGCCGATACCGTGACCCTCGAGGCCTCGGCGCTCGAGAACCCGGTCGCGACCTACGAGATGGTCAAGACCATGCGGGCGTCGATTCTGGTGCTCGGCCCGCTGGTTGCCCGCTGTGGCGAGGCGAAGGTCAGCCTGCCCGGCGGCTGCGCAATCGGCGCGCGGCCGGTGGATCAGCACATCAAGGGCCTGCAGGCGATGGGTGCGCAGGTCGCGGTCGAGCACGGTTACGTGCATGCGAAGGTGCCGCGCCTCAAGGGGGCTCGCCTCTTCACCGACATGGTGACCGTCACCGGCACCGAGAACCTGATGATGGCAGCCTGTCTCGCCGACGGCGAGACGGTCATCGAGAACGCCGCACGTGAACCCGAGGTCGTCGATCTGGCGAACTGCCTCGTCGCGATGGGCGCGCGCATCTCGGGCGCCGGTACCGACGTGATCCGCATCCGCGGTGTGGAGCGCCTGTCGGGCGCGACCCATCGCATCATGCCGGATCGCATCGAGACCGGCACCTACCTGTGTGCCGCGGCTGCGACGGGCGGCGAAATCCGCCTCACACACACCTCGTCGGCTTATCTCGACGCCGTTGTCGACAAGCTCATGGATGCCGGCTGCGAAGTCGTCTCCGAACGCGACGCAATCCGGCTGAAGGCGCCCCGGCGCCTCACGTCGGTGAGCATCCGGACCTCGCCGTATCCGGCCTTCCCGACCGACATGCAGGCGCAGTTCATGGCGATCAACGCGGTCGCCAATGGTGCGGCGGTGATCCGCGAGACGATCTTCGAGAACCGCTTCATGCACGCGGTCGAGCTCCAGCGTCTCGGCGCCGACATCCGCATCGACGGCAACACGGCGATGGTGCAGGGCGTCGAGCGTCTGCAGGGGGCGACCGTGATGGCCACCGACCTGCGTGCGTCGGCGAGCCTCGTGATCGCCGGACTGGTTGCCGAAGGCGAAACGGTGATCGAGCGCATCTACCATCTCGACCGTGGCTACGAGCGCCTCGAGCAGAAGCTCGCCGACCTCGGTGCGCGGGTGCGCCGGCTCGCCTGA
- the rnk gene encoding nucleoside diphosphate kinase regulator has protein sequence MKPDIVISSQDLDRLEGLLAAPAARNRSDLNGLRDELARADVRDPQDMPADVITMNSRARFRELPGGREHELTLVYPGDVAAEAGKVSVFTPAGSALLGLAVGQTIDWESSDRQPIRIEVLGVTWQPEAAGRFDL, from the coding sequence ATGAAACCCGACATCGTGATTTCCTCGCAGGACCTCGATCGCCTCGAGGGCCTTCTGGCCGCACCGGCCGCCCGCAACCGCAGCGACCTCAACGGGCTGAGGGACGAACTCGCACGCGCCGACGTGCGCGACCCCCAGGACATGCCGGCCGACGTCATCACGATGAACAGTCGCGCACGCTTCCGCGAACTGCCCGGCGGACGCGAGCATGAGCTCACGCTGGTCTATCCCGGCGACGTGGCGGCGGAAGCCGGAAAGGTCTCGGTCTTCACCCCGGCCGGCAGCGCCCTGCTGGGCCTGGCGGTCGGCCAGACGATCGACTGGGAGAGCTCGGACCGGCAGCCGATCCGGATCGAAGTACTGGGCGTGACTTGGCAACCCGAGGCCGCGGGTCGCTTTGACCTGTAA